In a genomic window of Shouchella clausii:
- a CDS encoding glycerol-3-phosphate responsive antiterminator has translation MFGGQTILPAIKTMKDFEVIMNSSHEYFVVLDLHLSKLASVKKRAREGNKKPILHADLIQGLKSDKAAAEFLCQVIRPAGLISTRGDMLRIAKKNGILAIQRVFLLDTLALETSYHLAETVKPDVIELLPGILPDYIGRVHRKTGIPVIAGGLIETMEDAKQAIKAGAQAVTASNQELWL, from the coding sequence ATGTTTGGCGGCCAAACGATTTTACCAGCAATCAAGACAATGAAAGATTTCGAGGTTATTATGAACAGCAGCCATGAATATTTCGTTGTCTTGGATTTGCACTTGTCTAAACTAGCGTCCGTAAAAAAAAGAGCACGCGAGGGAAATAAAAAACCGATTCTCCATGCTGATTTAATCCAAGGCTTAAAAAGCGATAAGGCTGCTGCTGAATTTCTTTGCCAAGTGATTCGTCCAGCTGGATTAATATCAACACGGGGCGATATGCTTCGGATTGCAAAAAAGAATGGCATTCTTGCGATTCAACGTGTCTTTTTGCTCGACACGCTTGCGCTTGAAACGAGCTATCATCTTGCTGAAACAGTAAAACCTGATGTGATCGAACTTTTGCCTGGCATTTTGCCCGACTACATTGGCCGTGTCCATAGGAAAACGGGGATACCGGTCATTGCTGGCGGCTTAATTGAGACGATGGAAGATGCAAAGCAAGCCATTAAAGCGGGAGCTCAGGCTGTGACTGCTTCCAATCAAGAGTTATGGCTTTGA
- a CDS encoding glycerol-3-phosphate dehydrogenase/oxidase: MAFSAKTREKAIATMEDKQLDLLIIGGGITGVGAALDAATRGIDVGLIEMQDFAAGTSSRSTKLIHGGLRYLKQFEVKLVAEVGTERAIVYENAPHVTEPVRMMLPFYKGGTFNALTTSIGLAVYDRLAGVKKAERRTMMKAKDALKKEPILAKDGLRGAGMYVEYRTDDARLTIEIAKTAAEKGAKLANYVKAEGFIYDQGKITGVIARDLLTGEAVTIQAKKVVNATGPWVDHLREQDRSKTGKTIHLTKGVHLVLSKKRLPLNQALYFDTPFGDGRMMFAIPRGEKVYVGTTDTNYEGDKREPGVTKEDVDYIMKATNALFPGYQLTNADIESSWSGLRPLIHEEGKSPSDISRKDEIFHSDSGLMTIAGGKLTGYRKMADNIVSIVAKELEQETGAVYKPCQTKKLVLSGGEVGGSDQLDMFNAAHIEAGKTLGLEEAEAAELVTRYGSNVTHVFAFLNDGEAEKYGLPKAVWASLRYAMAYEMALTPVDFLLRRSSYMLFDIDKANAYKDKIVEAMASVLKWSDKQRAIYEAELAEQWRIHTLEDIG; this comes from the coding sequence ATGGCGTTTTCAGCAAAGACAAGAGAAAAAGCAATCGCAACCATGGAAGACAAACAGTTAGATCTGTTAATTATTGGCGGTGGCATTACTGGAGTAGGGGCCGCTTTGGACGCGGCAACACGAGGGATCGATGTCGGCTTGATTGAAATGCAAGATTTTGCGGCAGGAACGTCAAGCCGGTCGACAAAATTGATCCATGGCGGCCTTCGTTATTTAAAGCAATTTGAAGTAAAACTAGTTGCGGAAGTTGGGACTGAGCGGGCGATCGTCTATGAAAATGCACCCCATGTTACAGAGCCAGTGCGAATGATGTTGCCGTTTTACAAAGGCGGTACGTTTAATGCGTTAACAACGTCAATCGGGCTTGCTGTCTACGATCGACTTGCAGGCGTCAAGAAAGCAGAACGGCGCACGATGATGAAGGCGAAAGATGCATTAAAAAAAGAGCCGATTTTGGCAAAAGACGGCCTTCGCGGCGCCGGTATGTATGTCGAATACCGCACGGACGACGCCCGCTTAACGATTGAAATTGCGAAAACAGCAGCTGAAAAAGGCGCAAAATTAGCGAACTATGTAAAAGCGGAAGGATTTATTTATGACCAAGGGAAAATTACTGGCGTCATCGCCCGTGATTTGCTGACTGGCGAAGCTGTTACGATCCAGGCCAAAAAAGTCGTCAATGCAACGGGGCCATGGGTCGACCATTTGCGTGAGCAAGACCGCTCAAAGACCGGAAAAACGATCCATTTGACGAAAGGCGTCCATTTGGTATTATCCAAAAAAAGATTGCCTTTAAACCAAGCGCTTTATTTTGACACGCCTTTTGGCGATGGTCGCATGATGTTTGCGATCCCGCGCGGTGAAAAAGTTTATGTAGGCACAACCGATACAAATTATGAAGGCGATAAACGGGAACCTGGTGTGACGAAAGAAGATGTCGACTATATTATGAAAGCAACTAATGCCTTATTCCCAGGATATCAGCTCACAAATGCCGATATTGAGTCGAGCTGGTCAGGGTTGCGGCCCCTCATTCATGAAGAAGGCAAAAGCCCGTCCGATATTTCACGGAAAGATGAAATTTTCCACTCAGACAGCGGGCTTATGACGATAGCAGGCGGCAAACTGACTGGTTACCGAAAAATGGCCGACAATATTGTCTCAATCGTCGCCAAAGAACTTGAACAAGAAACAGGTGCTGTCTATAAACCGTGCCAGACAAAAAAACTTGTTTTATCAGGTGGAGAAGTAGGTGGATCGGACCAGCTCGACATGTTTAATGCTGCCCATATTGAAGCTGGAAAAACCCTTGGCTTAGAAGAGGCAGAAGCAGCTGAACTTGTCACACGTTACGGCTCAAATGTCACGCACGTGTTTGCGTTTCTAAATGATGGGGAAGCAGAGAAATACGGGCTTCCAAAAGCGGTATGGGCGTCGCTCCGTTACGCGATGGCCTATGAAATGGCGCTCACGCCTGTCGATTTCTTACTACGCCGCTCTTCCTATATGCTCTTTGATATTGACAAAGCCAACGCTTATAAAGACAAGATTGTGGAGGCAATGGCTTCTGTTTTAAAGTGGAGTGACAAACAGCGGGCCATTTACGAGGCTGAGTTGGCAGAACAATGGCGGATACACACGCTTGAGGATATCGGCTAA
- the glpK gene encoding glycerol kinase GlpK yields MEKTYILAIDQGTTSTRSILFNHEGEIVHTVQKEFKQYFPHPGWVEHNANEIWNSTLSVISGLFTETDVEPRQIEAIGITNQRETTVVWDKETGKPVYHALVWQSRQTEDICKTLRDAGHNETFRSKTGLLIDPYFSGTKVKWILDHVEGARERAENGELLFGTIDSWLIWKLSGGKAHVTDYSNAARTLMYNIHDLQWDEELLRILDIPKAMLPEVKSSSEVYANTVEYHFFGEQVPIAGVAGDQSAALFGQACFEKGMVKNTYGTGCFILMNTGNEAVTSENGLLTTIAWGIDGKVEYALEGSIFVAGSAIQWLRDGIKLLESAEDSEAYAKRIESSEGVYVVPALVGLGTPYWDSDARGAMYGLTRGTTREHIVRATLEALAYQTKDVMEAMESDSGLESKKLRADGGVVKNNFLMQFQSDLLDAPVERPTINETTALGAAYLAGLAVGVWKDKQEIADKWKIDRSFEPEMEKTEREKLYGGWKTAIEATMAFKPTK; encoded by the coding sequence ATGGAGAAAACATACATTTTGGCAATTGACCAGGGAACGACGAGCACACGGTCGATTTTATTTAACCACGAAGGGGAAATCGTCCATACAGTACAAAAGGAATTTAAACAGTATTTTCCCCATCCAGGCTGGGTGGAACACAATGCAAATGAAATTTGGAACTCGACGCTTTCTGTCATTTCCGGCCTGTTTACAGAAACAGACGTGGAACCGCGGCAAATTGAAGCGATAGGCATTACGAATCAACGGGAAACGACGGTTGTATGGGACAAAGAAACAGGCAAGCCGGTTTACCATGCGCTCGTTTGGCAGTCGCGGCAAACAGAAGACATTTGCAAAACATTGCGTGATGCAGGGCACAATGAAACGTTTCGCAGCAAAACGGGCTTGCTGATTGACCCTTATTTTTCAGGGACAAAAGTAAAATGGATTTTGGACCATGTGGAAGGCGCTCGGGAGCGGGCTGAAAACGGCGAATTGCTCTTTGGCACAATTGATTCATGGCTTATTTGGAAATTGAGCGGCGGCAAAGCTCACGTAACCGACTATTCAAATGCGGCACGGACGCTTATGTATAACATTCATGATTTGCAGTGGGACGAAGAGTTGCTACGGATTTTAGATATCCCTAAGGCGATGCTACCTGAAGTGAAGTCATCTTCAGAAGTATATGCCAACACGGTGGAATACCATTTCTTTGGGGAGCAGGTACCGATTGCTGGCGTCGCCGGTGACCAAAGTGCTGCTTTATTTGGCCAAGCTTGTTTTGAAAAAGGTATGGTTAAAAACACATACGGAACAGGTTGCTTTATTTTAATGAACACAGGCAATGAAGCCGTTACATCAGAGAATGGCTTGCTCACGACGATTGCCTGGGGGATTGATGGCAAAGTAGAGTATGCATTAGAAGGAAGCATTTTTGTTGCTGGCTCTGCGATTCAATGGCTCCGCGACGGCATCAAGCTGCTAGAGAGTGCTGAGGATAGCGAAGCATACGCAAAGCGGATTGAATCTTCGGAGGGTGTCTATGTTGTTCCTGCATTAGTCGGACTAGGAACGCCTTATTGGGACAGCGATGCACGTGGTGCCATGTATGGGTTGACAAGAGGAACAACGAGAGAACACATTGTCCGCGCTACGTTAGAAGCACTAGCGTACCAAACAAAAGACGTGATGGAGGCAATGGAATCGGATTCTGGCTTAGAGTCGAAAAAGCTTCGTGCCGATGGTGGTGTGGTGAAGAACAATTTTTTGATGCAGTTTCAAAGCGATTTGCTCGATGCTCCTGTTGAACGTCCAACCATTAATGAAACAACTGCACTTGGCGCGGCCTATTTGGCTGGCTTGGCTGTCGGAGTTTGGAAAGACAAACAGGAAATTGCCGACAAATGGAAAATCGACCGTTCGTTTGAGCCGGAGATGGAAAAAACAGAGCGGGAAAAGCTTTATGGTGGCTGGAAAACAGCGATTGAGGCAACAATGGCTTTTAAGCCGACAAAATAA